One Brassica napus cultivar Da-Ae chromosome C2, Da-Ae, whole genome shotgun sequence DNA window includes the following coding sequences:
- the LOC106347480 gene encoding protein GAMETOPHYTE DEFECTIVE 1-like isoform X2: MAFFDLNIPYSYPSQSGGKEVAVAVANKLRVKLATKAMELGYVGIAHNHSIGGVMTEKDSCTIPLLTLGSLIKAAPRLSSSVAFHRDLLGVPRSTPFRQYTRVTVKLESKAQCLGLNSGNPVLKSYDIVAVRPMNQYVFDQACTKAEVDIISIDFSNLPFRLMHPTVKAAIKRGVYFEIKYSDLLKDAEKRRQVISNAQLLVDWTKGKNLIISSGSPSVTELRGPNDVINLMSLLGLSTERARAAVSKNCRNMIAKILKKKRFHKEAVKVELLSSSDTFGLEQPPSGDFMKWDPISSGEGDMLLEDLAKAFDATTRAVAHKSSKAIDITSDRKDLSSHGFRLTDILGSEPSTQPPSAKMIDDALVHCKSQVSDACMADSDIPSSVDNRLENETISQIEISEDDNKVEPTTIVPLRKCSTSQGQGLLVQDQAAASFTLIRCTKSDAASDGNMQTDLESEDKSMSPSKSGHGVSQSPVEKLNMETILVHDEVLLDRVSKEEVISGHAKIEHSVSIDGDEMEIDGSLEANHDQYMEVTVEDQKHETDNSLSPEAAGQEDHDQVPSLDSSEAELGEEPAVPYNNTIEISMEDKKESEREIETNQQAHVQSSERNNARNSGKIRAKRSRTRLTQLQPLKPFLLHRFKQISKRRKHRRG, from the exons ATGGCGTTCTTCGACCTAAACATACCGTACAGCTACCCGTCCCAATCAGGCGGGAAGGAAGTCGCCGTCGCCGTCGCAAACAAACTCCGCGTAAAGCTCGCCACGAAAGCCATGGAGCTAGGCTACGTCGGAATCGCGCATAACCATTCGATCGGAGGCGTAATGACGGAGAAGGACTCTTGCACGATCCCTCTTCTCACTCTCGGATCTCTCATCAAAGCCGCTCCGCGATTATCATCATCCGTCGCGTTCCATCGCGACTTGCTCGGCGTCCCTCGATCCACTCCGTTTCGGCAGTACACGCGCGTCACCGTCAAGTTAGAGAGCAAGGCTCAGTGCCTGGGGTTGAACTCCGGGAATCCGGTTCTGAAGAGCTATGATATCGTTGCCGTTAGGCCGATGAATCAGTACGTCTTCGATCAAGCTTGTACGAAAGCTGAG GTTGATATCATCTCGATTGATTTCTCTAATTTGCCGTTTCGATTGATGCATCCCACGGTTAAAGCTGCTATTAAG CGAGGAGTTTACTTTGAGATCAAGTACTCTGATCTCTTAAAGGATGCGGAGAAGAGAAGGCAAGTTATATCCAATGCTCAG TTACTGGTGGATTGGACTAAAGGGAAGAATCTGATTATTTCGAGTGGTTCTCCTTCAGTCACTGAACTTAGAGGCCCAAACGATGTTATCAACCTCATGTCTTTGCTTGGACTCTCTACTGAAAGAGCCAGAGCTGCAGTTTCAAAAAACTGTAG GAATATGATAGCCAAGATTTTAAAGAAGAAGCGGTTTCACAAAGAAGCTGTCAAGGTTGAGTTACTTTCTTCTAGTGACACCTTTGGTCTCGAACAGCCTCCGTCTGGAGATTTCATGAAATGGGATCCCATCTCAAGTGGCGAAGGTGACATGCTCTTGGAAGATCTCGCAAAGGCTTTTGATGCCACCACACGTGCTGTGGCGCACAAATCCTCTAAGGCGATTGATATCACCTCTGATCGTAAAGACTTGTCATCACATGGTTTCCGGCTCACTGATATTCTAGGAAGTGAACCTTCGACTCAGCCACCTTCAGCTAAGATGATTGACGACGCACTGGTGCACTGTAAGAGTCAAGTTTCTGATGCATGTATGGCTGATTCAGATATACCTTCATCTGTTGATAATCGTCTGGAAAACGAAACCATTAGCCAAATTGAGATATCTGAAGATGACAACAAAGTGGAACCTACAACTATTGTCCCCCTGAGGAAATGCAGTACCAGCCAGGGACAGGGGCTTTTGGTGCAAGATCAAGCAGCTGCATCCTTTACACTGATAAGATGCACAAAGTCTGATGCAGCTTCTGATGGCAACATGCAGACTGACTTGGAGTCAGAAGATAAATCAATGTCGCCATCAAAAAGCGGCCACGGAGTCTCACAAAGTCCTGTTGAAAAATTAAACATGGAAACTATTCTTGTTCATGATGAAGTCTTATTGGACAGAGTCAgcaaagaagaagttatttcTGGTCATGCTAAGATTGAGCACTCTGTATCAATTGATGGCGATGAGATGGAAATCGATGGTTCTTTGGAAGCAAATCATGACCAGTACATGGAGGTGACAGTGGAAGACCAGAAGCATGAAACAG ACAACTCTCTCAGTCCAGAGGCGGCTGGACAAGAAGACCATGACCAAGTACCAAGCTTAGACTCCAGTGAGGCAGAGCTTGGGGAAGAACCAGCAGTTCCATACAACAACACCATTGAAATATCAATGGAAGACAAGAAAGAAAGCGAGAGAGAAATTGAAACTAATCAACAAGCCCATGTTCAGTCCTCTGAAAGAAACAATGCTAGAAACTCAG GAAAGATACGAGCTAAGAGGAGTAGAACTCGATTAACCCAGCTACAACCTTTGAAGCCTTTTCTACTTCATCGTTTCAAACAAATCAGTAAAAGACGAAAACATAGAAGAGGTTGA
- the LOC106347480 gene encoding protein GAMETOPHYTE DEFECTIVE 1-like isoform X1 — protein sequence MAFFDLNIPYSYPSQSGGKEVAVAVANKLRVKLATKAMELGYVGIAHNHSIGGVMTEKDSCTIPLLTLGSLIKAAPRLSSSVAFHRDLLGVPRSTPFRQYTRVTVKLESKAQCLGLNSGNPVLKSYDIVAVRPMNQYVFDQACTKAEVDIISIDFSNLPFRLMHPTVKAAIKRGVYFEIKYSDLLKDAEKRRQVISNAQLLVDWTKGKNLIISSGSPSVTELRGPNDVINLMSLLGLSTERARAAVSKNCRNMIAKILKKKRFHKEAVKVELLSSSDTFGLEQPPSGDFMKWDPISSGEGDMLLEDLAKAFDATTRAVAHKSSKAIDITSDRKDLSSHGFRLTDILGSEPSTQPPSAKMIDDALVHCKSQVSDACMADSDIPSSVDNRLENETISQIEISEDDNKVEPTTIVPLRKCSTSQGQGLLVQDQAAASFTLIRCTKSDAASDGNMQTDLESEDKSMSPSKSGHGVSQSPVEKLNMETILVHDEVLLDRVSKEEVISGHAKIEHSVSIDGDEMEIDGSLEANHDQYMEVTVEDQKHETGDSNINLSNLSSSEATDLLRNSDNSLSPEAAGQEDHDQVPSLDSSEAELGEEPAVPYNNTIEISMEDKKESEREIETNQQAHVQSSERNNARNSGKIRAKRSRTRLTQLQPLKPFLLHRFKQISKRRKHRRG from the exons ATGGCGTTCTTCGACCTAAACATACCGTACAGCTACCCGTCCCAATCAGGCGGGAAGGAAGTCGCCGTCGCCGTCGCAAACAAACTCCGCGTAAAGCTCGCCACGAAAGCCATGGAGCTAGGCTACGTCGGAATCGCGCATAACCATTCGATCGGAGGCGTAATGACGGAGAAGGACTCTTGCACGATCCCTCTTCTCACTCTCGGATCTCTCATCAAAGCCGCTCCGCGATTATCATCATCCGTCGCGTTCCATCGCGACTTGCTCGGCGTCCCTCGATCCACTCCGTTTCGGCAGTACACGCGCGTCACCGTCAAGTTAGAGAGCAAGGCTCAGTGCCTGGGGTTGAACTCCGGGAATCCGGTTCTGAAGAGCTATGATATCGTTGCCGTTAGGCCGATGAATCAGTACGTCTTCGATCAAGCTTGTACGAAAGCTGAG GTTGATATCATCTCGATTGATTTCTCTAATTTGCCGTTTCGATTGATGCATCCCACGGTTAAAGCTGCTATTAAG CGAGGAGTTTACTTTGAGATCAAGTACTCTGATCTCTTAAAGGATGCGGAGAAGAGAAGGCAAGTTATATCCAATGCTCAG TTACTGGTGGATTGGACTAAAGGGAAGAATCTGATTATTTCGAGTGGTTCTCCTTCAGTCACTGAACTTAGAGGCCCAAACGATGTTATCAACCTCATGTCTTTGCTTGGACTCTCTACTGAAAGAGCCAGAGCTGCAGTTTCAAAAAACTGTAG GAATATGATAGCCAAGATTTTAAAGAAGAAGCGGTTTCACAAAGAAGCTGTCAAGGTTGAGTTACTTTCTTCTAGTGACACCTTTGGTCTCGAACAGCCTCCGTCTGGAGATTTCATGAAATGGGATCCCATCTCAAGTGGCGAAGGTGACATGCTCTTGGAAGATCTCGCAAAGGCTTTTGATGCCACCACACGTGCTGTGGCGCACAAATCCTCTAAGGCGATTGATATCACCTCTGATCGTAAAGACTTGTCATCACATGGTTTCCGGCTCACTGATATTCTAGGAAGTGAACCTTCGACTCAGCCACCTTCAGCTAAGATGATTGACGACGCACTGGTGCACTGTAAGAGTCAAGTTTCTGATGCATGTATGGCTGATTCAGATATACCTTCATCTGTTGATAATCGTCTGGAAAACGAAACCATTAGCCAAATTGAGATATCTGAAGATGACAACAAAGTGGAACCTACAACTATTGTCCCCCTGAGGAAATGCAGTACCAGCCAGGGACAGGGGCTTTTGGTGCAAGATCAAGCAGCTGCATCCTTTACACTGATAAGATGCACAAAGTCTGATGCAGCTTCTGATGGCAACATGCAGACTGACTTGGAGTCAGAAGATAAATCAATGTCGCCATCAAAAAGCGGCCACGGAGTCTCACAAAGTCCTGTTGAAAAATTAAACATGGAAACTATTCTTGTTCATGATGAAGTCTTATTGGACAGAGTCAgcaaagaagaagttatttcTGGTCATGCTAAGATTGAGCACTCTGTATCAATTGATGGCGATGAGATGGAAATCGATGGTTCTTTGGAAGCAAATCATGACCAGTACATGGAGGTGACAGTGGAAGACCAGAAGCATGAAACAGGTGACAGTAATATAAATCTTTCTAACTTATCCTCCTCGGAGGCTACTGATTTGCTAAGAAATTCAGACAACTCTCTCAGTCCAGAGGCGGCTGGACAAGAAGACCATGACCAAGTACCAAGCTTAGACTCCAGTGAGGCAGAGCTTGGGGAAGAACCAGCAGTTCCATACAACAACACCATTGAAATATCAATGGAAGACAAGAAAGAAAGCGAGAGAGAAATTGAAACTAATCAACAAGCCCATGTTCAGTCCTCTGAAAGAAACAATGCTAGAAACTCAG GAAAGATACGAGCTAAGAGGAGTAGAACTCGATTAACCCAGCTACAACCTTTGAAGCCTTTTCTACTTCATCGTTTCAAACAAATCAGTAAAAGACGAAAACATAGAAGAGGTTGA
- the LOC106357788 gene encoding THO complex subunit 4A-like isoform X2, translating into MATGLDMSLDDVIAKNRKSRGSGSGPGPTRRNNPNRKSNRSAPYQSAKAPESTWEHEAFPSRSTRSSAGIETGTKLYISNLDYGVMNDDIKELFSEVGELKRYTVHFDRSGRSKGTAEVVYSRRGDAIAAVKKYNDVQLDGKPMKIEIVGTNLQTQSARPGNPNFYSGSRRGGQGRGGQQQRGGSGGGGRGRGGGRRPGKGPAEKVSAEDLDADLDKYHAADMETN; encoded by the exons ATGGCGACTGGATTAGATATGTCTCTGGACGACGTGATCGCCAAGAACCGCAAGTCTcgtggatccggatccggaccGGGTCCAACCCGCCGCAACAACCCTAATCGGAAATCCAACCGATCTGCTCCGTACCAATCAGCCAAG GCGCCGGAGTCCACCTGGGAACACGAAGCTTTCCCTTCCCGATCAACCCGTTCTTCCGCCGGAATCGAAACCGGGACGAAGCTCTACATCTCCAATTTGGATTACGGTGTCATGAACGATGACATCAAG GAACTGTTTTCTGAAGTTGGTGAGCTTAAACGCTACACAGTACACTTCGACAGGAGTGGAAGATCAAAG GGAACTGCTGAAGTAGTATACTCTCGGCGCGGTGATGCAATAGCAGCTGTGAAGAAGTACAATGATGTTCAGCTGGATGGGAAACCCATGAAGATAGAGATTGTGGGCACTAATCTTCAGACCCAGTCTGCTAGACCAGGGAATCCAAACTTTTATAGTGGTTCAAGGCG AGGAGGACAAGGGAGAGGTGGTCAACAACAACGTGGTGGTAGTGGAGGAGGAGGCCGTGGTAGAGGTGGTGGCAGGCGTCCTGGCAAGGGCCCAGCAGAGAAGGTATCTGCTGAAGATCTTGATGCGGATCTTGATAAGTACCACGCAGCAGATATGGAGACAAACTGA
- the LOC106357788 gene encoding THO complex subunit 4A-like isoform X1: MATGLDMSLDDVIAKNRKSRGSGSGPGPTRRNNPNRKSNRSAPYQSAKAPESTWEHEAFPSRSTRSSAGIETGTKLYISNLDYGVMNDDIKELFSEVGELKRYTVHFDRSGRSKGTAEVVYSRRGDAIAAVKKYNDVQLDGKPMKIEIVGTNLQTQSARPGNPNFYSGSRRRGGQGRGGQQQRGGSGGGGRGRGGGRRPGKGPAEKVSAEDLDADLDKYHAADMETN, translated from the exons ATGGCGACTGGATTAGATATGTCTCTGGACGACGTGATCGCCAAGAACCGCAAGTCTcgtggatccggatccggaccGGGTCCAACCCGCCGCAACAACCCTAATCGGAAATCCAACCGATCTGCTCCGTACCAATCAGCCAAG GCGCCGGAGTCCACCTGGGAACACGAAGCTTTCCCTTCCCGATCAACCCGTTCTTCCGCCGGAATCGAAACCGGGACGAAGCTCTACATCTCCAATTTGGATTACGGTGTCATGAACGATGACATCAAG GAACTGTTTTCTGAAGTTGGTGAGCTTAAACGCTACACAGTACACTTCGACAGGAGTGGAAGATCAAAG GGAACTGCTGAAGTAGTATACTCTCGGCGCGGTGATGCAATAGCAGCTGTGAAGAAGTACAATGATGTTCAGCTGGATGGGAAACCCATGAAGATAGAGATTGTGGGCACTAATCTTCAGACCCAGTCTGCTAGACCAGGGAATCCAAACTTTTATAGTGGTTCAAGGCG CAGAGGAGGACAAGGGAGAGGTGGTCAACAACAACGTGGTGGTAGTGGAGGAGGAGGCCGTGGTAGAGGTGGTGGCAGGCGTCCTGGCAAGGGCCCAGCAGAGAAGGTATCTGCTGAAGATCTTGATGCGGATCTTGATAAGTACCACGCAGCAGATATGGAGACAAACTGA
- the LOC106357790 gene encoding histone H2B.7-like, which translates to MAPKAEKKPAEKAPAEKKPKAGKKLPKEAGAGAGGDKKKKMKKKSVETYKIYIFKVLKQVHPDIGISSKAMGIMNSFINDIFEKLAGEASKLARYNKKPTITSREIQTAVRLVLPGELAKHAVSEGTKAVTKFTSS; encoded by the coding sequence ATGGCGCCCAAGGCAGAGAAGAAGCCCGCGGAGAAGGCTCCGGCGGAGAAGAAACCAAAGGCCGGGAAGAAGCTACCGAAGGAGGCCGGAGCAGGCGCAGGCggagacaagaagaagaagatgaagaagaagagcgtGGAGACGTACAAGATCTACATCTTCAAGGTGCTGAAGCAGGTCCACCCGGACATCGGAATCTCGAGCAAGGCCATGGGGATCATGAACAGCTTCATCAACGATATCTTCGAGAAGCTCGCTGGCGAGGCCTCGAAGCTCGCGAGGTACAACAAGAAGCCCACCATCACTTCCAGGGAGATTCAGACCGCGGTTAGGCTCGTGCTTCCCGGAGAGTTGGCGAAACACGCCGTGTCGGAAGGGACCAAGGCTGTCACGAAGTTCACCAGTTCCTAG
- the LOC106357791 gene encoding actin-depolymerizing factor 4 isoform X2 gives MANAASGMAVHDDCKLRFLELKAKRTHRFIVYKIEEKQKQVIVEKVGEPIQTYEDFAASLPAEECRYAIYDFDFVTAENCQKSKIFFIAWCPDVAKVRSKMIYASSKDRFKRELDGIQVELQATDPTEMDLDVFKSRVN, from the exons ATG GCTAACGCGGCGTCGGGAATGGCAGTCCATGATGACTGCAAGCTAAGGTTCCTGGAACTGAAGGCGAAGAGGACGCACCGTTTCATTGTTTACAAGATCGAGGAGAAGCAGAAGCAAGTGATTGTTGAGAAAGTTGGTGAGCCTATTCAAACCTACGAGGACTTTGCTGCGAGCCTCCCTGCTGAAGAGTGCCGATACGCCATTTATGACTTCGACTTTGTCACTGCGGAGAATTGCCAGAAGAGCAAGATTTTCTTCATTGCGTG GTGTCCTGACGTAGCAAAGGTGAGAAGCAAGATGATCTATGCGAGCTCCAAGGACAGGTTCAAGCGTGAGCTTGATGGAATTCAAGTGGAGCTTCAAGCGACTGATCCAACTGAGATGGATCTTGATGTTTTCAAAAGCCGtgtcaattaa
- the LOC106357792 gene encoding actin-depolymerizing factor 3, translating to MANAASGMAVHDDCKLKFLELKAKRTYRFIVYKIEEQQKQVVVEKLGEPGQSHDDFAASLPADECRYAIFDFDFVTAENCQKSKIFFVAWSPDTARVRSKMIYASSKDRFKRELDGIQVELQATDPTEMDLDVFKSRAN from the exons ATG GCTAATGCAGCGTCAGGAATGGCAGTCCACGATGACTGCAAGCTTAAGTTTCTTGAATTGAAGGCCAAGAGGACATACCGTTTCATTGTCTACAAGATTGAGGAGCAGCAGAAGCAAGTGGTTGTTGAGAAACTCGGCGAGCCTGGTCAATCCCATGATGACTTTGCAGCTAGTCTTCCTGCTGATGAATGCCGATACGCCATTTTCGATTTTGATTTCGTCACTGCTGAGAATTGCCAAAAGAGCAAGATCTTCTTCGTTGCATG GTCTCCGGACACGGCAAGAGTGAGAAGCAAGATGATCTACGCGAGCTCTAAGGACAGGTTCAAGAGAGAGCTAGACGGGATTCAAGTAGAGCTTCAAGCAACCGACCCAACCGAGATGGATCTCGACGTTTTCAAAAGCCGAGCCAATTGA